The genomic DNA gttttttgcaacatccttggactccccaatcatacccaaacaaccaaaacattctgtagacaggttggcacgacttaatattcacttttgtcccacacccggggacacagaatagaagagaaatcaaatgagcatacatttttgacagacatgaaatataggtcaaaaggtcagtaATTCtactacaaacaaacaaaacaaaaaccgataataaaaaaaacgataccgataatttccgatattacattttaaagcacttatcggacatcactagtttaaatatgttttaacaGGCACTCGCTTATTTAtccgattactccattaatccaACAAACTGATTGATTAGTCTATTAGTAAAATAATTGATAGTTGCCAAATATTTCAAATGGATTcattcttttattattttttttcgcgACGGCccaaatgttatttttcatattgGAAATACTTTACACGTATTTTGGTACTCAATCGCTTTCAGCAACAAAAGCGGCGAAATCCCCCTCGTTATGTAAAACGCCGCATATAATTTGTTGTAACGCTTCAGTTGTGTAATAAATATTGAAGTCTTTCATTAATGAGCGTGAGTGACttgcattataaaaaaaaacccaagatGGCTGTTGCTCATTAGGACACACGGTCCGCGTTTGGAGGGCCGGTTGTCTGAGGGGACGCCGTCGCCATCCTCTGAGGTTGGGACGGCTGATTGGTCCCTGTGGGACGGAGGTGTTGACGTGCCGAGGTGACCTCTGACCTGAGGGACCCCTGACGCAACAGGCAATTACCATCTGTCTATCAAAGCGAGGCGGCGGAACCGTAAGGCTTCCAACTGTCAGGTGTCAGTCACCGCTCAGGGGGGCGGGCCCTCTGACATCATCGGCCACGGCTCCTCGGGGGTCAATAAGAACCGGCCGGCGGCGCCGGGTCCGTCGTTTGATGCCACGCGTGATTGCGATGATCATGGGAGGCGTGTTGGAGAACCACTCGGACGCGGTGTTCGTCCTTCACGGCCTCAACGAGTCGGCGTCCAGCCGTCAGATCTACTTCTCCTTGGCGCTGGCGTCCTACGTGGTCACGCTGCTGGTCAACGTGACGCTGATCGTGACCGTGTGCGTGGAGAAGACGCTGCACGAGCCCATCTACATCTTCCTATGCAACCTGTGCCTCAACGGCATCTTCGGCGCGTCCACCTTCTACCCCAAGCTGCTGAGCGACCTGCTGGCCGAGGTGCACGTCATCTCGTACGCCGGCTGCCTGACGCAGATCTTCGCCGTCTACGGCTACGTCTTCTGCGAGTTCGCCAGTCTGACCGTCATGGCGCTGGACCGCTACGTGGCCATCTGCTGGCCGCTGCGGTACCGCGCCGTGATGACGCCGCGCACGGTGGCGCGGCTGCTGGCGCTGACGTGGTGCTTGCCGCTGCTGGAGACGGCGTGCGGCGTGGCCCTGACGGCGAGGCTGCCGCTGTGCGGCCGCCACATCCACAAGTTGTTTTGCACCAACTGGGAGGTGGTCAAGCTGTCGTGCGTGGACACCACAgccaataacatctacggcttcgCGCTCATGTTCTTGCACGTCTCGCAGGCGGGCCTCATCGTGGTGTCCTACGCCCACCTGGTGCACGCCGCCGTCAGGTCGCACTCCGTCCGCCGCAAGTTCGTGCAGACGTGCATGCCGCACCTGCTCACTCTGCTCATCTTCACCGGCTCGCTGTTATTCGACACCTTGTTCTCCCGCTACGGCGGCGGCGGCCAGCTGCAGGTTCTGCAGAACATGCTGGCCGTGGAGTTCCTGGTGGTGCCGCCCCTCGTTAACCCCGTCATCTACGGCATCAACCTGCAGCAGATTCGCTGGCGCATCGTCCACAACTTCACGCAGAAAGACGTGGCGCCGCCCGACTCGCACTGacactgtcagaaaaattgtacgtaaattatcaaaaaattttccgttctgagttccagTGAACAGACGAGAGCTGTCTTTGTTCCACCAAGCTAAAGGCTGGGAAAATTCCATTATGTACAATGGGAGGggaggggggttatctattgtcatccaagacctgcccaggctgaagccaggaccagcccaagccatctttttcttttgtgttaatgtgaccgaaatcaatgactgtttacatacttcccattcctttggaagcagatgttgttgtgtaaaacagggagtgtccaaataaaaagaggtggcgtacaatctttcgccagagcgtgctggagattgtagaaggatacaatgtccgggcgactttcctcaatatattgagtccaaatttaattctgtctctgtttgattctttgcttcttgtcttgtttaatagatgtcatcagtgtttgaacctgacagacacCTTTTCTTTTggattctacaaaccccgtttccatatgagttgggaaatggtgttagatgtaaatataaacggaatacaatgatttgcaaatccttttcaagccatattcaattgaatgcactacagagacaagatatttgatgttcaaactcataaactttattttttgcaaatactaattaacttagaatttcatggctgcaacacgtgccaaagtagttgggaaagggcatgttcaccactgtgttacatggcctttccttttaacaacactcagtaaaggtttgggaactgaggagatacatttttgaagcttctcaggtggaattctttcccattcttgcttgatgtacagcttaagttgttcaacagtccgggggtctccgttgtgctattttaggcttcataatgcgccacacattttcaatgggagacaggtctggactacaggcaggccagtctagtacccgcactcttttactatgaagccacgttgatgtaacacgtggcttggcattgttttgctgaaataagcaggggcgtccatggtaacgttgcttggatggcaacatatgttgctccaaaacctgtatgtacctttcagcattaatggcaccttcacagatgtgtaagttacccatgtcttggccactaatacacccccataccatcacacatgctggcttttacactttgcgcctagaacaatccggatggttcttttcctctttggtccggaggacacgacgtcaacagtttccaaaaacaatttgaaatgtggactcgtcagaccacagaacacttttccactttgtatcagtccatcttagatgagctcaggcccagcaaagccgacggcgtttctgggtgttgttgataaacggttttcgccttgcataggagagctttaacttgcacttacagatgtagtgaccaactgtagttactgacagtgggtttctaaagtgtccctgagcccatgtggtgatatcttttacacactgatgtcgcttgttgatgcagtacagcctgagggatggaaggtcacgggcttagctgcttacgtgcagtgatttctccagattatctgaaccctttgatggtattacggagcgtagatggtgaaatccctaaattccttgcaatagctggttgagagaggtttttcttaaactgttcaacaatttgctcatgcatttgttgacaaagtggtaaccctcgccccatccttgtttgtgaatgactgagcatttcatggaatctacttttatacccaatcatggcacccacctgttcccaatttgcctgttcacctgtgggatgttccaaataagtgtttgatgagcattcctcaactttatcagtatttattgccacctttcccaacttctttgtcacgtgttgctggcatcaaattctaaagttaatgattattatttgcaaaaattaattgttttatcagtttgaacatcaagtatgttgtctttgtagcatattcaactgaatatgggttgaaaatgatttgcaaatcattgtattctgtttatatttaatacaatttcccaactcatatggaaacggggtttgtacttgttcACACACAAACGAGTTGAACTCTGCTCGATTGATTTTATTCTTGGAAATGTTGCGTTCGTGTAAACATCgccaaacctaaaaaaaaaaaaaaaaagtcaactttTTACCCGTAGAAGAACGAGGACTTCACACAATGCGGCGAATCAGCTTGTTTCTCTCCGGCTGGAGAAACTCCTCCACCAGCGCGTCGGTCACCTGCTTAAGCTCCGCCTCCAGACAGCACACATCACTGCCAACAcagagaacaggaagtgatgtcgtTTGTGAACGAACGATCCGATCCGAGTGACGCTAACTTGAAATACTCGTCCACACCTTCATCTCCTCCAGGCTtgattactgcaacgcacttctcgtcagggtccccaaaaagagcatcaaaaagctccagtacattcaaaacagcgcagcgaggatcctgacgagagtgcgcaAGCGTGGTCATATCACACCTATCCTCAAATCACTTCACTGGCCCCCTAttgcatcccggacccaatttaagatTAACCTGCTCACTTACCAATGCATCTCCGGCAgcgccccctcctacctcaaggacctagtttcccctcaacctccgctcctcaaacactaacctcctcaaacccatcaggacaaagttacAACCTATGtgccgccgggctttctgctcgaccgctcccgaactttggaacgctctccccgaccatcttagagcaccaaagtcggtcgaccgttttaagaagggactaaaaacccacctttttagcacagcttttatctaatttctctgccttcttcttTTTAAATACACtacttgcttatctgttttttatccagtgctctcatgcttttatttctatttttatctatgtttctcttttatctagtgtttatctagcgcaggggtcggcaacccgcggctctagagccgcatgcggctctttagcgccgccttagtggctctgtagagctttttcaaaaatgtatgaaaaatggaaaaagatgagggggaaaaaatatattttttgttttaatatggtctttgtaggaggaaaaacatgacacaaacctccctaattgttataaagcatactgtttatattaaacatgcttcactgattcgagtatttggcgagcgccgttttgtcctactaattttggcggtccttgaacttaccgtagtttgtttacatgtataactttctccgactttctaggacgtgttttatgccacttcttttttctgtctcattttgtccaccagacttttaacgttgtgccttaatgcacaaaggtgagttttgttgatgttattgacttgtgtggagagctaatcagacatatttggtcactgcatgactgcaagctaatccatgctaacatgctatttaggctagctatatgtacatattgcatcattatgcctcatctgtaggtatatttgaggtcatttagtttcctttaagtcatcttaattcaatgtatatctcatgacacactatctgtatgtaatatggcttttaattttttgcggctccagacagatttgtttttgtatttttggtccaatatggctctttcaacattttgggttgccgacccctgtagtgtgtgtcatgatttcctttctattttaattttttattataaattctaactttctatttttatattttttatactttgtagcactttgagattttaactagagatgtccgataatggcttttttgccgatatccgatattccgatattgtccaactcttaattaccgataccgatatatacagtcgtggaattaacacattattatgcgtaatttggacaaccaggtatggtgaagataaagtccttttttgaaaaattcataaaataaaataagataaataaattaaaaacattttcttgaataaaaaagaaagtaaaacaatataaaaacagttacatagaaactagtaatgaatgaaaatgagtcaaattaactgttgaaggttagtactattagtggagcagcagcacgcacaatcatgtgtgcttgcggactgtatcccttgcagactgtattgatatatattgatatataatgtaggaaccagaatattaataacagaaagaaacaacctttttgtgtgaatgagtgtaaatgggggagggaggttttttgggttggtgcactaattgtaagtgtatcttgtgttttttatgttgatttaataaaaaaactaaaataaaaaaaacgataccgataatttacgatattaaattttaaagcatttatcagcatcatctctaattttaacaaatgtaaagtgcgttacaaatgtaattcattattattattattgaaataaAAGGAAGGGAGTGCTGCTTTAGGACATTTTAGAACTGGCCCTCAGTGTTAGAAGACACCATCAGTTCATATTCAAATGACAATATAAACCGCTGCGTCTCCATACAGCACAACATttgaaaaaagtttttatttcagTAAATTCTTATTCTATGATAGCCTGCACACagtgaaatatttcacaaatacacAGCTTTTGTTCTCTACAGTCTAAAACTGGAAAAAGTTAGGTTTTGGCTAAAAGGCAGTGGtcatgtgagtgtggatgttgtctgtctatctgtgatgaggtggcgacttgacaAAGCCTTTATAATCATTGTGTGATGAACTTattgtttcatatcatttgacaaggttgtaaattgtaagtaggttagatataattaatgaatatgattaaaatcaagagtaagatgcctaattctgtgttaatattagagatgtctgataatggcttttttgccgatatccgatattccgatattgtccaactcttaattaccgataccgatatcaatcgataccgatatatacagttgtggaattaacacattattatgcctaattttgttgtgatgccccgctggatgcattaaacaatgtaacaaggttttccaaaataagagaaccacttcaactcaagttatggaaaaaaatgccaacattataacattaacatgcctcaaaacagcagcttggaatttgggacatgctctccctgagagagcatgaggaggttgaggtgggcggggtttttgggtgtatattgtagcgtcccggaagagttagtgctgcaaggggttctggatatttgttctgttgtgttacggtgcgggtgttctcccgaaatgtgtttgtcattcttgtttggtgtgggttcacagtgtggcgcatatttataacagtgttaaagttgtttatacggctaccctcagtgtgacctgtatggcagttgaccaagtatgctttgcattcacttgtgtgtgtgaaaagccatagatattatgtgattggaccggcacgcaaaggcagtgcctttaaggtttattggcgttttgtacttctccctacgtccgtgtaccactccgtacagcgccgttttaaaaagtaattaattttactttttgaaacagataccgataattttcgatattacattttaaatcatttattggccgatattatcggacatctctaatattcattattatttgttcATATTATTTATCGTGATTTTTTTCAGTATTTATTTTCGTAATCTGGCTGACCAAAGCCTTTGTAATAATTTTGTGATTAACTTattgtttcatatcatttgacaaggttgtaaattgtaagtaggttagatataattattgagtacgattaaaatcaagagtaagacgactaattctgtgttaatatttgagtaagCCCCGGGCCCCTGTGTAGTTGGGCCCTAAGTTCAAAAAGGTCTTGAAGCCCCGTTCTAATGTAACAAACGTTTCACGCCAAATCAGCTGACCTGATTCCGGGCGTGGCGCACAGCTCGCTGTAGTATTTGATTTTGGGTTCCGTGCCGCTCGTTCTCAGCGTGGCCACCACGCCGTTGTGCAGCGTGAAGGTGATCATGTGACCGCTCCTGCTCACGGGGAGAACCTGCGCAGGAAACGGCCGCGGAGTTAGGAGGGGTGGTCAAGATCAAAAGGAGACAAGGCGACACGTTTTACCGAGCGGCAATCAGGCTGGCTGCTGTCGTATCCCGTGGTGACGTCTCTCACGTGCACAATGCGCACGCCGCCGCAGGTGTCGGGGTACGAGCCTCGGCCGTCGAAGTCTCTGATCCGGGCGAAGATCTTGTGGACGGTGGCGGCGTCGTTGCAGATGACGTAGGAGCTCGTGGAGACGTGATGGCCGTACCTGCGGAAAGGAAGCGGACCGCCTGGTCGTCTGTGCTGCCCGCCGCTTTGGAAATGTTGCGCACTGCGAGGTCGCTGAAAGCAGGAAGTAGCTCACGTCAGGTAGATGTTGTGCAGCTGTTGCTGGAGGCTCAGCTTCCTGTGGTGGAGGTAAGCGGCCATCTCGGCCACCACGGCCGCCGCGCTCACGCCGTCCTTGTCAGGAAGCAGCGCGCCGCACAGGAAGCCTGCGTGCACAGGAAGCGCGCACGCGTCAAGGGCAACATGGCgggaagtgggatttttttttatttgttacgtACCGATGGACTCCTCGAAGGCAAACAAAACAGTCTTTCCGCTTCCGGTGAGTTCGTGGATCCGGTTTCCGATCCATTTGAAGCCCGGAAGCGTTTCCTGTTCAGATAGTGGGGcgcaattatttattattttttgtcacaCCCCCCTAAAGttaatgcttgtttttttttcatctgtatgtgtcaagatagttgTTTTGTTTACTAACAATAATGatcaagttaaaaagttaaagtaccaatgactgtcatacacacactaggtgtggtgaaattattctctgcatttgacacccatcacccttgatcaccccctgggaggtgaggggagcagtgggcagcagcggtagccgcgcccgggaatcatttttggtgatttaacccccaattccaacccttgatgctgagtgccaagcagggaggtaatggctcccatttttatagtctttggtatgactcggcggggTTTGAACTCTACACTATTGCTTGTCATGCCCACACCTtactctgcccccccccccccccccgtagtGAATATTTATTTATCTCACCCGAGTGAAACTCAACAATATTTCATGTAGCACACCAGATCATTTTACGTGTTCTGCCATATCATTCAAGTGGCCCacctcatcattttatgtggcctgccaaatcattttatgtggtccggcaCATTatttcatttggcccgccaaGTCATTGAAAGTGTTCCGGTACATTATTTCATGTTGCCTGCCCTATCATTTTAAGTGGTCTAGCACAAGTTGCCTGccctatcattttatgtggtctagcACAAGTGgcctgcaacatcattttatgtagtccagcACTTTATTTCATGTGGTTCACCACATAATTTAATATGGCCTGCCAAATAATTTTACAAGGTCCggcacattatttcatgtggcccaccatgtcattttacCAGGGTGCCACACCATTTGTAGTCCGgatcatcattttatgtggcccatttAATTTTACCAGGCTGCCACACCATTTGTAGTCTGgatcatcattttatgtggcccagcacattatttcatgtggccaACCATATCATTTTACCAGGCTGCCACACCATTTGTAGTCCGgatcatcattttatgtggcccagcacattatttcatgtggccaACCATGTAAATTTTACCAGGCTGCCACACCATTTGTAGTCCGgatcatcattttatgtggtccagcaCATTATTTCACATAGTCCGGTACATTATTTCATGTGGTCTGCGAAATATTTGATGTGGTCCGGCACATTATTTCATgtagcctgccatatcattttatgtggcctactACATCAATTTATGGGGGTCCGGCACAAAatgtatgtggcctgccacaccatTTTGTGGCCCAGCACATTATttcacattatttcatgtggcccaccatatcattttacCAGGCTGCCACACCATTTGTAGTCCGgatcatcattttatgtggtttagcacattatttcatgtggtcCGGCACATTATCTCAGGTGGCCCatcacattatttcatgtggcccaccatatcattttacCAGGCTGCCACACCATTTGTAGTCCGGATCATCATTTTCTGTGGTATagcacattatttcatgtggcccaccatatcattttacCAGGCTGCCACACCATTTGTAGTCTGGATCATCATTTTGTGTGGTCCagcacattatttcatgtggcccaccatgtcattttacCAGGCTGCCACACCATTTGTAGTCCGGATCATCATTTTTTGTGGCCCatcacattatttcatgtggcccatcacattatttcatgtggcccaccatatcattttacCAGGCTGCCACACCATTTGTAGTCCAgatcatcattttatgtggcccatcacattatttcatgtggcccaccatatcattttacCAGGCTGCCACACCATTTGTAGTCCGgatcatcattttatgtggcccagcacattatttcatgtggcccaccaTTTCATTTTACCAGGCTACCACATCATTTGTAGTCCGGATCATCATTTTGTGTGGTCCagcacattatttcatgtggcccaccatatcattttacCAGGCTGCCACACCATTTGTAGTCCAgatcatcattttatgtggcctgccacattatttcacGTAGTCCGGTACATTATTTCATGTGGTCTGCGAAATATTTGATGTGGTCCGGCACATTATTTCATgtagcctgccatatcattttatgtggcctactACATCAATTTATGGGGGTCTggcacaatattttatgtggcctgccacaccatTTTGTGGCCCagcacattatttcatgtggcccaccatatcattttacCAGGCTGCCACACCATTTGTAGTCCGGATCATCATTTTATGGGGTCCAGCACATTATTTCACGTAGTCCGGTACATTATTTCATGTGGTCTGCGAAATATTTGATGTGGTCCGGCACATTATTTCATgtagcctgccatatcattttatgtggcctactACATCAATTTATGGGGGTCTggcacaatattttatgtggcctgccacaccatTTTGTGGTCCAGCACATTATTTCACATGGTCCGGCACATTATCTCAGGTGGCCCagcacattatttcatgtggcccaccatatcattttacCAGGCTGCCACACCATTTGTAGTCCGgatcatcattttatgtggcccatcacattatttcatgtggcccaccatatcattttacCAGGCTGCCACACCATTTGTAGTCCAGATCATCATTTTGGCACTATAAGTCGATCATCATTTTGTGTGGCCCagcacattatttcatgtggacCACCATATCATTTTACCAGGCTGCCACACCATTTGTAGTCCAgatcatcattttatgtggcctgccacattatttcacGTAGTCCGGCACATTATTTCATTTGGCCTACCAGATCTTTTTTTGTGGCCCGGTTCATTCTTTCATGTGGCCTGCCACCTAATTTTATGTTGGCccatgcattattttatttagctttcacgattttaaagcaagttatccagcaataaaaaaaaaatacatataatggTTAAAAACAGTTTCCTATGTATGCAACAAGGCATAAGTTAAGTTACATGCGGCCCTTTGTAGGCCACAATAATTGTGgtctggccctcaatgaaaaccagttgaaCACCCATGATTGATCTGTATGTGTCAAAtatacgctattgcctctcacggcgGGAAAGCATTGTGGCGGACTCACCTCGAAGTGGAAGCCTTCGACGCGGGCCAGAGCCTGCAGGATCTTGGAGGACACGGTGGTGGCGAGCATGTAGACGTGCTGCAGGTCAGCAGGGTCGTCGTGCGTCTCCTTCCACGAGAACAACATCCACCAGCCCAGGAGCGCCGCCAGCTCGTTCCCGGAAAAAACCTTCCAGCGACACCTGTGGCCAGACCACGCCCCCTTTCCGGGCTCCGTCACCACCACCTGACCCTCACACCTGTCGCACGTCTCCGCCACCGCCAGTCGATCCGCATCAGGATCCGTCGCCAGGACGACGCGGGCCTTTTCCTTCTCGGCCAGAAGTAGAGCGAGTTCCTGGACGAGAGGACGCGTCAAAGGTGTACGAGAGGGCGACAGCGCCCGAACACGGCGTCCTACCAGGACAGACTCGCCCTCCTCCGGGTTGGGACAGCGCACAGACGGGAAGTCCGGGTCTGGGTCTTTCTGCTCCGGCACCGGAATGGGTGGAGGGAACCCGAACGCTTGGAAGGCTTGACGGACGAAGACGTGTCCCACGCCGTGGAAGGACGAGTGGACAAACTTGAGAGGACAGCTGCTGTTGATCTGTCTGAGGAGGAGCAGAGGCCGAGAGGAAGCAGAAGAGGCACCCTACCGGCCAGGAGCTTACCTGTGGAAGCAGAGACTGGCGAGCTGGTCCAGGTAGCGGCGGTCCACGTGGCTCAGGGGGTCTGTCCTCAGGGGGCTCGTGTGGACCAGCTGGACGTCCCAGCAGGAGGCGCTCCAGGGCTCCAGATGCTCCTCCATGCTTTTCAGGATGCCTTTGTCGTGAGGGGAGGCGATTTGAGCGCCATTACACCAGTACACCTGAGGGGGGCGCAGTACAGTGGGTCTGGGTTTGTTTTTGCCTCGTCCCTCACTTAGTGAATGCACTACTGGCCTGATAAGTCCAAAAgagagagatgatacagtattatctgctcacacatGCTACCtgctggttgtttgagcacactgcagcaatTCCTGGATAGTCCCCCTCCTTAATGCTtgagtcacacgcaggattctcacaggaatgaggcaaaaatacaaccttgccTACTGTAGATATGTGACGTTCGCGAACGAATCGAGTCCTTTGAATGGCTCTTTGACTTTAGAGACGGTTTTTTCCCCACATATGTAAATATAGCATCGGCAATTGCCCACGCCAAGAAAAAATGTGTCATACTTAAATTTAGCAGCATTTAGATtcactttttaataaaaaagtgaatacagtatttttcggactataagtcgctccggagtataagtcgcacaggttgaaaatgcataataaagaaggaaaaaaacatatataagtcgcatttttgggggaaatttatttgatgaaagccaacaccaagaatagacatttgaaaggcaatttaaagtaaataaagaatagtgaacaacaggctgaataagtgtacgttatatgaggcataaataaccaactgagaaggtgcctggtatgttaacgtaacatattatggtaagagtcattcaaataactataacatatagaacatgctatacgtttaccaaacaatctgtcactcctaatcgctaaatcccatgaaatcttatacgtctagtctcttatgtgaatgagctaaataatattatttgatattttacgctaatgtgtcaataattccacacataagtcgctcctgagtataagtcgcacccccggccaaactatgaaaaaaactccgacttatagtccgaaaaatacggtagttatttgaatgactcttaccata from Entelurus aequoreus isolate RoL-2023_Sb linkage group LG10, RoL_Eaeq_v1.1, whole genome shotgun sequence includes the following:
- the pgm2l1 gene encoding glucose 1,6-bisphosphate synthase isoform X6 codes for the protein MLSRDVRVHLFSSYIPTPYVPFGVLELGAAAGVMITASHNPKEDNGYKVYWCNGAQIASPHDKGILKSMEEHLEPWSASCWDVQLVHTSPLRTDPLSHVDRRYLDQLASLCFHRQINSSCPLKFVHSSFHGVGHVFVRQAFQAFGFPPPIPVPEQKDPDPDFPSVRCPNPEEGESVLELALLLAEKEKARVVLATDPDADRLAVAETCDRCEGQVVVTEPGKGAWSGHRCRWKVFSGNELAALLGWWMLFSWKETHDDPADLQHVYMLATTVSSKILQALARVEGFHFEETLPGFKWIGNRIHELTGSGKTVLFAFEESIGFLCGALLPDKDGVSAAAVVAEMAAYLHHRKLSLQQQLHNIYLTYGHHVSTSSYVICNDAATVHKIFARIRDFDGRGSYPDTCGGVRIVHVRDVTTGYDSSQPDCRSVLPVSRSGHMITFTLHNGVVATLRTSGTEPKIKYYSELCATPGISDVCCLEAELKQVWRCLHERNISKNKINRAEFNSFVCEQVQTPFPYELGNCIKYKQNTMICKSFSTHIQLNMLQRQHT
- the pgm2l1 gene encoding glucose 1,6-bisphosphate synthase isoform X1; this encodes MGDAKRHDDAVTAELRLPITGDCQLDEAVLRWLSWDKNVHTRAELLALLAWPHVDELRSRLSSRLTFGTAGLRAPMGAGFNRINDLTIIQATQGLCAYLLRCVPDTAHRGVVVGFDARGRRESGCSSERLAALTAAVMLSRDVRVHLFSSYIPTPYVPFGVLELGAAAGVMITASHNPKEDNGYKVYWCNGAQIASPHDKGILKSMEEHLEPWSASCWDVQLVHTSPLRTDPLSHVDRRYLDQLASLCFHRQINSSCPLKFVHSSFHGVGHVFVRQAFQAFGFPPPIPVPEQKDPDPDFPSVRCPNPEEGESVLELALLLAEKEKARVVLATDPDADRLAVAETCDRCEGQVVVTEPGKGAWSGHRCRWKVFSGNELAALLGWWMLFSWKETHDDPADLQHVYMLATTVSSKILQALARVEGFHFEETLPGFKWIGNRIHELTGSGKTVLFAFEESIGFLCGALLPDKDGVSAAAVVAEMAAYLHHRKLSLQQQLHNIYLTYGHHVSTSSYVICNDAATVHKIFARIRDFDGRGSYPDTCGGVRIVHVRDVTTGYDSSQPDCRSVLPVSRSGHMITFTLHNGVVATLRTSGTEPKIKYYSELCATPGISDVCCLEAELKQVWRCLHERNISKNKINRAEFNSFVCEQVQTPFPYELGNCIKYKQNTMICKSFSTHIQLNMLQRQHT
- the pgm2l1 gene encoding glucose 1,6-bisphosphate synthase isoform X5, encoding MGDAKRHDDAVTAELRLPITGDCQLDEAVLRWLSWDKNVHTRAELLALLAWPHVDELRSRLSSRLTFGTAGLRAPMGAGFNRINDLTIIQATQGLCAYLLRCVPDTAHRGVVVGFDARGRRESGCSSERLAALTAAVMLSRDVRVHLFSSYIPTPYVPFGVLELGAAAGVMITASHNPKEDNGYKVYWCNGAQIASPHDKGILKSMEEHLEPWSASCWDVQLVHTSPLRTDPLSHVDRRYLDQLASLCFHRQINSSCPLKFVHSSFHGVGHVFVRQAFQAFGFPPPIPVPEQKDPDPDFPSVRCPNPEEGESVLELALLLAEKEKARVVLATDPDADRLAVAETCDRCRWKVFSGNELAALLGWWMLFSWKETHDDPADLQHVYMLATTVSSKILQALARVEGFHFEETLPGFKWIGNRIHELTGSGKTVLFAFEESIGFLCGALLPDKDGVSAAAVVAEMAAYLHHRKLSLQQQLHNIYLTYGHHVSTSSYVICNDAATVHKIFARIRDFDGRGSYPDTCGGVRIVHVRDVTTGYDSSQPDCRSVLPVSRSGHMITFTLHNGVVATLRTSGTEPKIKYYSELCATPGISDVCCLEAELKQVTDALVEEFLQPERNKLIRRIV